The following coding sequences are from one Candidatus Nitrohelix vancouverensis window:
- a CDS encoding DUF3488 domain-containing transglutaminase family protein, with the protein MTLRSGLVFFSYLLSGLGLFCLILSQVVSLNAGVALLTLLTLMYWLEIKNAIPIAPPTLHLISKWNLLALPVLYFSFDLPLLDLVVWFIAYLMFTRFLLKSELNDYLFGYLLAIVCLLVGALYAQDLSFGVAFLAFYLTLSWCLIFYNLTVEKSGSRSPPHIFKYAGEREIIRAALFKSSALFSVMSLALTALIFVSFPRFGLGFMSLNVKAAPISGFSDKVSLGDVGKIKLNESVVMRVEYFKGDARYRPQQPVYWRGIVLDHYDGRNWISTLPDEWEIGRPRESDVSLFRVEPQKELVRQEIYRESFDTDIVFTQGIPKSINGNFRRLRMDSNFVLKTEAHGGPRRFTLHSEIGYPGIAYQLQAPNADAIKRFSSYFQLPPVSPAFKRLSHELTDTLQNPSAKAKAILAHLGDGFGYTLNMNEPASGVSPIDEFLFKWKQGHCEYFASAMTLLLRQAGVAARLVNGFAVGEWNDMGGYLILQEKHAHSWVEAFIPGEGWVLYDPTPPDPALANQTGAEFSFRALDLMRLYWQRYVVKYSFRDQIRILNFFQTSGQSLSSQFKQLGTEEFLSKAATAMRSYGIALILLLVALVWACKRMLRSTHLKSPEFATQIYLDLLEKLRQQNIQKRPGETARELRLRLSAMPQETFDIIQQITLFYERARFSPFTPNPREKREMIELLKKI; encoded by the coding sequence ATGACTTTGCGTAGCGGACTGGTCTTCTTCAGCTATTTGCTATCCGGATTGGGACTGTTTTGTCTGATCCTGAGTCAGGTGGTATCCCTCAACGCCGGAGTCGCCCTGCTCACCCTGCTCACCCTGATGTACTGGCTGGAGATTAAAAACGCCATCCCCATCGCGCCGCCGACCCTGCACCTGATCTCGAAATGGAACCTGCTCGCCCTGCCGGTTTTATATTTCAGTTTTGATCTGCCTTTGCTCGATCTGGTCGTCTGGTTCATCGCCTATCTCATGTTCACCCGCTTCCTGCTCAAATCGGAGTTGAACGACTATCTGTTCGGCTACCTCCTCGCCATCGTCTGTCTGCTCGTCGGCGCCCTGTACGCCCAGGACCTGAGCTTCGGCGTCGCTTTTCTGGCTTTCTATCTGACGCTGAGCTGGTGCCTTATCTTTTACAATTTGACCGTCGAGAAATCCGGGAGCAGAAGTCCGCCGCATATTTTTAAATACGCCGGCGAACGTGAAATCATACGCGCCGCCCTGTTCAAAAGTTCCGCCCTTTTCTCCGTGATGAGTCTGGCTCTCACCGCGCTGATATTTGTCAGCTTCCCGCGCTTTGGGCTGGGCTTCATGTCGCTCAACGTCAAGGCCGCGCCGATCAGCGGGTTTTCAGACAAAGTGTCCCTCGGCGACGTCGGCAAGATCAAGCTCAACGAGTCGGTCGTCATGCGCGTCGAGTATTTCAAGGGCGACGCGCGCTACCGACCGCAACAACCCGTCTACTGGCGCGGCATCGTGCTCGATCATTACGACGGTCGCAACTGGATATCCACCCTGCCCGACGAATGGGAGATCGGCAGACCGCGCGAAAGCGACGTCAGCCTGTTCCGCGTCGAACCGCAAAAGGAACTGGTCCGTCAGGAAATTTACCGCGAATCCTTCGATACGGATATCGTCTTCACGCAGGGCATCCCCAAAAGCATCAACGGAAATTTCAGACGACTGCGCATGGACTCCAACTTCGTTCTCAAAACCGAAGCCCACGGCGGGCCGCGTCGTTTCACCCTGCATTCCGAGATCGGCTACCCCGGCATCGCTTATCAATTGCAGGCGCCCAACGCCGACGCCATCAAACGTTTCTCCAGTTATTTTCAATTGCCGCCGGTCAGCCCCGCGTTCAAACGACTGTCCCATGAATTGACCGACACACTCCAGAACCCGTCTGCAAAAGCCAAGGCCATCCTCGCGCATCTGGGAGACGGATTCGGCTACACCCTGAACATGAACGAACCGGCGTCCGGCGTCTCGCCCATTGATGAATTTCTCTTCAAATGGAAGCAGGGCCATTGCGAATATTTCGCTTCCGCCATGACGCTTCTATTGAGGCAGGCCGGAGTCGCCGCCCGACTCGTCAACGGCTTCGCCGTCGGCGAGTGGAACGACATGGGAGGCTATCTGATCCTGCAAGAAAAACACGCTCATTCCTGGGTCGAGGCATTTATCCCCGGAGAAGGCTGGGTTCTCTACGATCCCACGCCGCCCGATCCCGCTCTCGCCAACCAGACCGGCGCCGAGTTTTCATTTCGCGCGCTGGATTTGATGCGCCTGTACTGGCAACGCTATGTCGTCAAATATTCCTTCCGCGACCAGATTCGGATTCTCAACTTTTTTCAGACCAGCGGGCAAAGCCTGTCCAGCCAGTTCAAACAACTAGGGACCGAAGAATTTTTATCCAAAGCCGCCACAGCGATGCGGAGCTACGGAATCGCCCTGATCCTCCTGCTGGTTGCCCTTGTGTGGGCCTGCAAACGCATGCTTCGCTCGACGCATTTGAAAAGCCCCGAATTCGCCACGCAGATTTATCTGGATTTACTTGAAAAATTGCGCCAGCAAAACATCCAGAAGCGGCCCGGCGAAACGGCGAGAGAATTGAGATTGCGTTTGAGCGCCATGCCGCAAGAAACTTTCGACATCATTCAACAGATCACGCTTTTCTATGAACGCGCCCGCTTCAGCCCCTTCACTCCCAACCCCCGAGAAAAAAGGGAAATGATCGAACTGCTGAAAAAAATATAA
- a CDS encoding peptidylprolyl isomerase: MSNDTAIIETTLGSIELEFFSDEAPGHVENFTKLARDGFYDGTAFHRVIPGFMIQGGDPNSKSDDRSRHGTGGPGYSIKAEFNDIPHERGILSMARSQDPDSAGSQFFIVVKDSNFLDGQYTAFGRVTKGMDVADKIVNSPRDSRDNPNERIEMKSVRIVSSEG, translated from the coding sequence ATGTCTAACGATACAGCAATCATTGAAACCACACTCGGCTCCATCGAACTGGAATTTTTTTCAGACGAAGCGCCGGGTCATGTTGAAAATTTTACGAAACTGGCGCGCGACGGTTTTTATGATGGGACCGCGTTCCATCGCGTCATTCCGGGATTCATGATCCAGGGCGGCGACCCGAATTCCAAGAGCGACGACCGTTCCCGGCACGGGACTGGCGGGCCGGGTTATTCGATCAAAGCGGAATTCAACGACATTCCGCATGAGCGCGGCATTCTTTCAATGGCGCGCTCGCAGGATCCGGACAGCGCAGGTTCGCAATTTTTTATCGTGGTGAAGGATTCCAATTTTCTCGACGGCCAGTACACGGCTTTCGGTCGCGTGACCAAGGGCATGGACGTTGCGGATAAAATAGTGAACTCGCCTCGCGACAGTCGCGACAATCCAAATGAGCGGATTGAAATGAAAAGCGTTCGCATCGTGTCGAGCGAGGGATAA
- a CDS encoding peptidylprolyl isomerase — protein sequence MKRLLYVGISFFLFVAASANSAFAAETAVIETTMGTIELEFFPDKAPGHVKNFKDLAAKGFYDGTTFHRVIPGFMIQGGDPNTKDADRRNDGMGGPGYSIKAEFNSTPHDRGILSMARSASPDSGGSQFFIVVKDAHFLDGKYTVFGKVTQGMDVADAIVATQRDANDNPLTPVIMKKVRVVEK from the coding sequence ATGAAACGATTGTTATATGTAGGGATTTCTTTTTTTCTCTTTGTGGCGGCGTCGGCAAATTCAGCGTTTGCGGCGGAGACGGCCGTGATCGAAACGACGATGGGAACGATTGAACTGGAATTTTTCCCGGACAAGGCGCCGGGGCATGTGAAGAATTTCAAGGATCTGGCGGCAAAAGGTTTTTATGATGGAACCACGTTCCACCGCGTTATTCCCGGATTCATGATCCAGGGCGGCGACCCGAATACGAAAGACGCCGATCGACGCAACGACGGCATGGGCGGCCCGGGTTATTCAATCAAGGCAGAGTTCAATTCCACGCCGCACGACCGGGGTATTCTTTCGATGGCGCGTTCCGCCAGCCCGGACAGCGGCGGATCGCAGTTTTTTATCGTCGTCAAGGACGCGCATTTTCTCGACGGCAAGTACACGGTCTTTGGAAAAGTCACCCAGGGCATGGACGTGGCGGACGCTATTGTCGCGACCCAGCGGGATGCGAACGATAATCCCCTGACGCCGGTCATTATGAAAAAGGTACGAGTCGTAGAAAAATAA
- the nirK gene encoding nitrite reductase, copper-containing, with translation MRGLFNKVTLTLGAFAVAFSAPALTHAGDVAKLTHAPNVPAPITRSAPTTVIAHLEAKEVVGDLSDKVKYSFWTFGGTVPGPMLRARVGDTIEFHLHNHKDNSQDHNIDIHAVNGPGGGAAVNTVKPGGESVFTFKAKAAGLFIYHCAAGQIVDHISNGMYGLVLIEPEGGLPPADKEYYVFESEFYTNGAEGVQGFDINKGLAEHPDFVVFNGRVGGLMGDNVLTAKVGEKVRLYFGNIGPNGISSFHIIGEIFDTVYVEGALGGLKNHGVQTTLIPSAGATIVEFVVDAPGDYTLVDHSIFRVAKGAIGVLEVEGEENPEVFRAGK, from the coding sequence ATGAGAGGTTTGTTTAATAAAGTGACTTTGACCTTAGGCGCGTTTGCGGTTGCTTTTTCAGCTCCGGCTTTGACGCATGCTGGCGACGTGGCGAAATTGACTCATGCTCCGAATGTTCCGGCGCCGATCACGCGATCGGCTCCGACGACGGTGATCGCGCATCTGGAAGCGAAGGAAGTTGTGGGCGATTTGTCGGACAAGGTCAAATACAGCTTCTGGACTTTTGGCGGCACGGTTCCCGGCCCCATGTTACGCGCTCGAGTGGGTGACACGATTGAGTTTCACCTGCATAATCATAAAGACAACAGTCAGGATCATAATATCGACATTCATGCGGTCAACGGTCCGGGCGGCGGCGCGGCGGTGAATACCGTGAAGCCGGGCGGAGAGAGCGTGTTCACGTTCAAGGCCAAGGCGGCGGGTCTGTTCATCTATCATTGCGCGGCGGGTCAGATCGTCGATCATATCTCCAACGGCATGTACGGTCTGGTGCTGATCGAGCCGGAGGGCGGTCTGCCTCCTGCGGATAAAGAATATTATGTGTTTGAGAGCGAGTTCTACACGAACGGCGCGGAAGGCGTGCAAGGCTTCGATATCAACAAGGGTCTGGCCGAGCATCCTGATTTCGTGGTGTTCAACGGACGAGTGGGCGGTTTGATGGGCGACAATGTCCTGACCGCCAAGGTTGGCGAAAAGGTTCGATTGTATTTCGGAAACATTGGTCCGAACGGGATTTCTTCCTTCCACATCATCGGCGAGATTTTCGACACGGTTTATGTCGAAGGCGCGTTGGGCGGATTGAAGAATCACGGCGTTCAGACTACGCTCATTCCTTCCGCAGGGGCGACGATCGTCGAGTTTGTGGTGGATGCGCCGGGCGATTACACGCTGGTGGATCACAGCATTTTCCGCGTCGCTAAAGGAGCGATTGGAGTTCTGGAAGTGGAAGGCGAAGAAAATCCGGAAGTATTCCGAGCCGGTAAGTAA
- a CDS encoding PAS domain S-box protein — MAQQDRYINNIFEVLNEAVFVYDQDMTIRYFNKRAEEITQFKRDDVLGKKCITLFRDSICQNNCALCMTAKTGDTAETIQFSSPFTRKDGVTRDGEFHVGLINKGPKNQREVLVAMTDATEVNQLREDLKESHSFRSIIGKSPMMVELFKAIKNIAAYDSTVLLQGESGTGKELVANAIHFESPRAANRIIKVNCSAFSENLLESELFGHVKGAFTGALRDRVGRFEEGDGGTIFLDEIGDMSPQVQVSLLRVLQEREVERVGDNRTRKVDIRIIAATNKDLMEEVRNGRFREDLFYRLNVIPIQLPPLRTRKEDIPYLVQHFISHWKGSSQKSVKGVTSAALRRLMEHDWPGNVRELENAVERACVVSEAKRLGPEDFHLPAAAEKYPRQATARPKLTGELIRQTLEKHRNNQTRAAQELGLHRVTLWRKMKSMDLC, encoded by the coding sequence ATGGCCCAACAAGACCGTTACATCAATAATATTTTTGAAGTTCTGAACGAAGCCGTTTTTGTCTACGATCAGGACATGACCATACGTTATTTCAACAAACGCGCAGAAGAGATCACCCAGTTCAAGCGCGACGACGTGCTCGGCAAGAAATGCATCACGCTGTTTCGCGACAGCATCTGCCAGAACAATTGCGCCCTTTGCATGACCGCCAAGACGGGAGACACCGCAGAGACCATCCAGTTCTCCTCGCCCTTCACGCGCAAGGACGGCGTCACCAGAGACGGCGAGTTCCATGTCGGACTGATCAACAAAGGCCCGAAGAACCAGCGCGAAGTGCTGGTGGCCATGACCGACGCCACCGAAGTCAATCAATTGCGCGAAGATCTCAAGGAATCGCATTCCTTCCGAAGCATCATCGGCAAAAGCCCGATGATGGTCGAATTGTTCAAGGCCATTAAAAATATCGCCGCCTACGATTCCACCGTTCTGCTGCAGGGGGAAAGCGGGACCGGCAAAGAACTGGTCGCCAACGCCATCCATTTTGAAAGCCCGCGAGCGGCGAACCGCATCATCAAAGTCAACTGCTCCGCCTTCTCTGAAAACCTGCTGGAGAGCGAATTGTTCGGGCATGTCAAAGGCGCTTTCACCGGCGCCCTGCGCGACCGCGTGGGACGCTTCGAGGAAGGCGACGGCGGCACCATATTTCTCGATGAGATCGGCGACATGAGTCCGCAGGTGCAGGTCAGCCTGCTTCGCGTCTTGCAGGAACGGGAGGTCGAGCGCGTCGGCGACAACCGCACGCGCAAGGTGGACATTCGCATCATCGCCGCGACCAACAAGGATTTGATGGAAGAAGTGCGCAACGGACGTTTTCGGGAAGACCTGTTCTACCGACTCAACGTCATCCCGATCCAGCTACCGCCTTTGCGAACGCGCAAGGAAGACATCCCCTACCTCGTTCAGCATTTTATCAGCCACTGGAAAGGCTCCAGCCAGAAGAGCGTCAAAGGCGTCACCAGCGCCGCCCTGCGACGGCTCATGGAACACGACTGGCCGGGCAACGTGCGCGAACTGGAAAACGCCGTCGAACGCGCCTGCGTGGTCAGCGAGGCCAAACGCCTCGGACCGGAGGATTTTCACCTGCCCGCCGCCGCCGAGAAATATCCGCGGCAAGCCACAGCGCGCCCCAAACTGACCGGCGAACTGATCCGCCAGACCCTGGAAAAACACCGCAACAATCAGACCCGCGCCGCGCAGGAACTGGGATTGCACCGCGTCACCCTCTGGCGAAAAATGAAAAGCATGGACCTCTGCTGA
- the mobB gene encoding molybdopterin-guanine dinucleotide biosynthesis protein B, protein MDHYWVQFKTPFLCFAGFSGVGKTTLLEKLIQRFHADQTRVGYYKHDAHRFSMDKEGKDTHRCFHAGAGIIAINDPRHFAVVAHDEFKQQTVTHALEQCDCILIEGYKKSPYDKIVFVDADGKMPIPSDSPNIKALIHQGTAPEKDAANRPHFHRDDIDGIYQFVRDHFRARSAPLYGAVFIGGQSKRMGRPKFSLTYNGKSEAERMADILSRHCEKVYFSSRASQETETLSHLNHIERIDDEHIDLGPVGGLATLMGRHPGKAWMVVACDMPFLTEDNFVSIVNARDPLRYGTCFVQKGNLSYEPMCAIYEPKFISPLYGAMSRRELSLKRIIHQFPFKEVKIAPESRPQFMNANTPEEYEFARVRREQENPKE, encoded by the coding sequence ATGGATCATTACTGGGTTCAATTCAAAACTCCCTTTCTTTGCTTTGCCGGTTTTTCAGGAGTGGGAAAAACCACCCTGCTTGAAAAACTGATTCAGCGTTTCCACGCGGATCAAACGCGGGTCGGCTATTACAAGCACGACGCCCATCGCTTCAGCATGGACAAGGAAGGCAAAGACACCCATCGTTGCTTTCACGCAGGCGCCGGGATCATCGCCATCAACGATCCGCGCCACTTCGCCGTCGTCGCGCACGACGAATTCAAACAGCAAACGGTCACGCACGCGCTGGAGCAATGCGACTGCATCCTGATCGAAGGCTATAAAAAATCGCCCTACGATAAAATCGTTTTTGTCGACGCCGACGGCAAGATGCCGATCCCCAGCGACAGCCCGAACATCAAGGCGTTGATCCACCAGGGAACCGCTCCCGAAAAAGACGCGGCGAACCGACCGCATTTTCACCGCGACGACATCGACGGCATCTACCAGTTTGTGCGCGATCATTTCAGAGCGCGCTCCGCGCCGCTTTATGGCGCCGTCTTCATCGGCGGACAGAGCAAGCGCATGGGACGGCCCAAATTTTCTCTCACTTATAATGGAAAATCAGAAGCGGAGCGCATGGCGGACATCTTGTCGCGTCATTGCGAAAAAGTTTATTTCTCATCGCGCGCCTCGCAGGAAACCGAAACGCTCTCGCACCTCAATCACATCGAGCGTATCGACGACGAGCATATCGACCTCGGCCCCGTCGGCGGCCTGGCGACCCTGATGGGACGTCACCCCGGCAAAGCCTGGATGGTGGTGGCCTGCGACATGCCTTTCCTGACCGAAGACAATTTCGTCAGCATCGTCAACGCGCGCGACCCCCTGCGCTACGGCACCTGCTTCGTGCAGAAAGGCAACCTGAGTTACGAACCGATGTGCGCCATCTACGAACCCAAATTCATTTCTCCTTTATATGGAGCCATGTCGCGGCGCGAGTTGTCGCTCAAACGCATCATTCACCAGTTTCCGTTTAAAGAAGTCAAAATCGCGCCGGAGTCCCGGCCTCAGTTCATGAACGCCA
- a CDS encoding STAS-like domain-containing protein, with the protein MESEFKIDIYKIMNTSTPSGRMSEDGEPAGDTIRNLISENWDKYEKIIVYFEGILQMTRPFVDEGFAKLLETHTLDEFNQKLFFPDANDRIVKELNSALKLRMKIIKAAEERAAEGR; encoded by the coding sequence ATGGAAAGTGAATTCAAGATAGACATCTATAAAATCATGAACACCTCAACCCCGTCGGGTAGAATGTCGGAGGATGGAGAACCGGCTGGCGATACGATTCGTAATTTGATCTCTGAAAATTGGGACAAATACGAAAAGATCATCGTTTATTTCGAGGGCATTCTGCAAATGACGCGTCCTTTCGTGGATGAAGGGTTCGCCAAGTTGCTTGAAACGCATACGCTGGATGAATTCAATCAGAAGCTGTTTTTCCCGGATGCAAATGACCGTATCGTTAAGGAATTGAATTCGGCGCTCAAACTGCGTATGAAGATCATCAAGGCGGCGGAAGAAAGAGCGGCGGAGGGGCGGTAA